One Glycine max cultivar Williams 82 chromosome 3, Glycine_max_v4.0, whole genome shotgun sequence DNA window includes the following coding sequences:
- the LOC102663852 gene encoding uncharacterized protein encodes MMRCCFLPCFPTSKRRNQLRSADATPSTDEPQTHGREGAFEPLARQKTDVEELIDCIAESKIKNVEQSIKSVETKEERSREEEAPQICKKEEEDDEISKRSHQEESSESLFSLSISSRNKVSDAEAEVNSPIQLVCTFGSSPSVKEGKPSENNEQQPATKELIKKEGEKGRANDPVTQYRYRDCPDDDGYDDNNLNVSLDATLEDDPSNEKKDWVEGADVNQTWVQEESSESFFSMSANSRIRISSAEAENEVNSQMSAHATSTNSITQGKIPDVSSVLNPSQRTVVKATLKNDKENINLVVKDVNIPISPEPSLKLSNRKARQRFDDKIGVDTSLSSWLVESSETTLNSVNNTSSVGEQTPKGRRGSPWSHEDRPILGALTLEEIRMLSLSASSRRSRSRSPDETPIIGTVGSYWSHTEQSMDLEFNKSGKDVKPKRSSTALQTRLERAFEASAAGV; translated from the exons ATGATGAGGTGCTGCTTTCTACCTTGCTTTCCTACTTCTAAACGGAGGAACCAATTGCGTTCCGCCGATGCAACACCCTCCACAGATGAACCCCAA ACCCATGGGAGAGAAGGAGCTTTTGAACCTCTCGCACGCCAAAAGACCGATGTTGAAGAACTCATTGATTGCATAGCAGAATCAAA AATAAAAAATGTAGAGCAATCAATTAAGAGTGTTGAAACCAAGGAGGAGCGGTCAAGGGAAGAGGAAGCACCTCAGATATgtaagaaggaagaagaagatgatgagatTAGTAAAAGATCGCATCAAGAAGAGTCTTCTGAGTCACTGTTCTCCCTCTCCATTTCTTCTAGAAATAAAGTTTCAGATGCCGAGGCCGAAGTTAACAGTCCAATACAACTCGTATGCACATTTGGGTCATCCCCAAGTGTTAAAGAAGGAAAACCATCCGAGAACAATGAACAGCAACCTGCCACCAAGGAATTAATCAAGAAGGAAGGTGAAAAAGGAAGAGCGAATGACCCTGTCACTCAGTATAGATATAGAGATTGCCCTGATGATGACGGGTACgatgataataatttaaatgttagTTTGGATGCTACACTTGAAGATGATCCTTCCAATGAGAAGAAAGATTGGGTAGAAGGCGCTGATGTTAACCAAACATGGGTTCAAGAAGAGTCCTCAGAATCTTTCTTTTCTATGTCCGCTAATTCTAGAATACGAATTTCATCAGCTGAAGCAGAGAACGAAGTTAATAGTCAAATGTCAGCTCATGCTACAAGCACAAACAGCATCACACAAGGAAAGATTCCAGATGTTTCGTCAGTGCTGAATCCAAGTCAGAGGACAGTAGTCAAAGCAACACTGAAGAACGATAAAGAAAACATCAACTTGGTAGTGAAAGATGTCAACATACCCATTAGTCCAGAGCCTAGTTTGAAGCTGTCAAACCGCAAGGCAAGGCAGAGGTTCGATGACAAAATTGGGGTGGACACCAGCCTCTCGAGCTGGTTGGTTGAATCATCGGAAACCACCCTGAATTCCGTCAACAATACCAGTTCTGTGGGAGAACAAACACCAAAAGGAAGAAGAGGTTCACCGTGGAGTCATGAGGATAGGCCAATTTTAGGAGCATTAACCCTTGAAGAGATCAGGATGTTGTCTTTATCTGCATCTTCAAGAAGGTCTAGAAGCCGGAGTCCCGACGAGACACCCATCATAGGTACTGTTGGGAGCTATTGGAGTCACACAGAGCAGAGCATGGATTTGGAATTCAACAAAAGTGGAAAG GATGTGAAACCAAAGAGGAGTTCAACGGCATTGCAGACCAGACTAGAAAGAGCGTTTGAAGCCAGTGCTGCAGGAGTTTGA